A single window of Psychromonas ingrahamii 37 DNA harbors:
- a CDS encoding Hsp70 family protein has product MNELTITKLFPSCKQKEFSESLKERTYVGIDFGTSTTVVSIAYLSKELGIIESQAIDLNQKLFDGAIHRSYKIPTMLAYVNNQLLVGEGANKLKLKLKKDKNFWHSFKMELGEDIGCKYPQSELNNEKFKLLNPKDASKLFFRYLKVQIEKYVNLNHLSREIEYTVSIPASFEANQRKDLIESLHENGMMLDKPSLIDEPNAAFLSYISDNTLKSNIHISEDIPTNILIFDFGAGTCDISILEIGYNFKGFYSKNLSISRFDELGGRNIDKLIAIDILFPQFIKQNNVEESFFKMKVINKIIIPRLETVAELLKIQACKELSLMNWSSKNNEVMNLTDTVQVHHEVSFKTKHGTFSLSIPTLTFAEFIKITDSFTSKNKLAEKRLNDEEKFTSIYTPVNSSLLKADLDAEDIDYLLFVGGSCKNPIIRDSLQHYFPETEMLLPHDLQAHVSSGAAIQSLIYNGYGRNIVEPITSEPIITIIKDGSEEVGEVLIPSGAEIPTAEITISGLFPSNKVQEQIEIPICVGNKNKLVHNIMIKNVDNKPFSLDSEVTLTIKINEDKLIMVRAEVDGLTIDAEPLNPFSNSDMSFKDKQRFKAESEYNKECARNFGVETKDALVKLYKRYDELGLSLKAAESLEQLYDKFGYSSLNRVALHYSDAGLRDKAIYLYQKAYEENKAPHLAFNLACQYHYNDNKKYEHWIEQCLECDSNYSLGIFSKGKVLISNGEIEKGKLLIKRAFDKWKDEYENNYLSVHISWLSSAAAKLGEYDFVEEIKGREDEDLNLEQFFDANNLLTTHSINTVKGY; this is encoded by the coding sequence ATGAATGAGTTAACAATTACTAAATTATTCCCTTCTTGTAAGCAAAAGGAATTTTCAGAAAGCTTAAAAGAAAGAACTTATGTAGGCATTGATTTTGGAACATCGACAACCGTTGTTAGTATCGCTTATTTAAGCAAAGAGCTAGGTATTATAGAGTCACAAGCGATAGATTTAAATCAGAAGTTATTTGATGGTGCAATTCATCGATCTTATAAAATCCCTACTATGTTGGCCTATGTTAATAATCAATTGCTCGTCGGAGAGGGGGCAAATAAGTTAAAGCTAAAGTTAAAAAAAGACAAAAATTTTTGGCATTCATTTAAAATGGAGTTGGGGGAGGACATCGGTTGTAAGTACCCTCAGTCAGAGTTAAATAATGAAAAATTTAAGTTGCTTAACCCCAAGGATGCTTCAAAGCTTTTTTTCCGTTATTTAAAAGTTCAAATTGAAAAATATGTCAATTTGAATCATTTGTCTCGTGAAATCGAATATACAGTGAGTATTCCTGCATCTTTTGAAGCTAATCAGCGAAAAGATCTTATTGAAAGTCTCCATGAAAATGGAATGATGTTAGATAAGCCGTCATTGATAGATGAGCCGAATGCCGCTTTTCTAAGTTATATTAGTGACAATACTCTTAAGAGCAATATTCATATATCAGAAGATATTCCAACTAACATTCTTATTTTTGATTTCGGTGCCGGTACTTGTGATATCTCAATTTTAGAAATTGGGTATAACTTTAAGGGCTTCTATTCAAAAAACTTATCGATTTCTAGGTTTGATGAGCTTGGTGGCCGCAATATTGACAAATTAATCGCGATAGATATTTTATTTCCTCAGTTTATCAAACAAAATAATGTTGAAGAGTCCTTCTTCAAAATGAAAGTGATCAATAAAATTATTATTCCTAGGTTAGAAACGGTTGCTGAACTACTGAAAATTCAAGCTTGTAAAGAGCTTTCTTTGATGAATTGGTCGAGCAAGAATAATGAGGTGATGAATTTAACAGATACAGTACAAGTTCACCATGAAGTATCTTTTAAAACCAAACACGGGACGTTTTCTTTAAGCATTCCTACCTTAACTTTTGCCGAGTTTATTAAGATAACAGATTCATTTACTTCAAAAAATAAACTCGCTGAAAAACGGTTAAATGATGAAGAAAAGTTTACCAGTATTTATACGCCAGTTAATTCATCACTATTGAAAGCGGATCTTGACGCTGAAGATATTGACTATTTGTTGTTTGTAGGTGGGAGCTGTAAAAATCCTATTATTAGAGATTCTTTACAGCATTATTTTCCTGAAACTGAAATGTTATTACCACATGATTTACAGGCACATGTATCTTCAGGTGCCGCTATTCAATCACTAATTTATAACGGTTATGGACGTAATATTGTAGAGCCTATCACTAGCGAGCCCATCATTACGATTATTAAAGACGGCAGTGAAGAGGTTGGAGAAGTACTAATTCCTTCTGGTGCAGAGATACCAACAGCTGAAATAACTATTTCAGGATTATTCCCATCGAATAAAGTACAAGAACAGATAGAGATTCCCATTTGTGTTGGTAATAAAAATAAATTAGTGCATAACATCATGATTAAGAATGTCGATAATAAACCGTTCTCGTTAGACTCCGAAGTGACATTAACGATAAAAATTAATGAAGATAAATTAATAATGGTGAGAGCAGAGGTTGATGGTTTAACAATTGACGCGGAACCTTTAAACCCTTTTAGTAATAGTGATATGTCTTTTAAGGACAAGCAACGATTTAAAGCGGAAAGTGAATACAACAAAGAGTGTGCTAGAAACTTTGGTGTTGAAACTAAAGATGCACTTGTTAAATTATATAAGCGTTATGATGAACTTGGATTGTCGTTAAAGGCTGCAGAATCTTTAGAGCAATTGTATGATAAATTTGGCTACTCTAGCTTGAATCGAGTCGCTTTACACTATTCGGATGCTGGGTTGCGAGATAAAGCCATCTATCTGTACCAGAAAGCATATGAGGAAAATAAAGCTCCTCATTTAGCATTTAATTTAGCCTGCCAATATCATTACAATGATAATAAAAAATATGAACATTGGATTGAACAATGCTTGGAGTGTGATTCTAATTATTCTCTGGGTATCTTTTCAAAAGGAAAAGTTTTAATTAGTAATGGAGAAATAGAAAAAGGAAAATTACTGATTAAAAGAGCATTTGATAAATGGAAAGATGAATATGAAAACAATTATTTATCAGTTCATATTAGTTGGTTAAGTTCTGCCGCCGCTAAGCTAGGTGAATATGATTTTGTTGAAGAGATTAAAGGAAGAGAAGATGAGGATTTAAATTTAGAACAGTTTTTTGATGCAAATAATTTGCTAACAACTCATTCAATCAATACGGTAAAAGGTTACTAA
- a CDS encoding ExeM/NucH family extracellular endonuclease → MKKNVLALSIATALSFSAQAEIIISEYIEGGSYNKAIEIANTGSSALTLGGYALAKSQNGSGEWEISLPLDDVTIAANSVYVVIHKTANDAIKAAAGAVIDSSGVVNHNGNDPIALLKNGSVHDMVGVMGGEDFAKDITLVRRVYSPSAVYNPRQWETFAKDSSSDLGQLGAEGQELAELVVNESTIMALQGSSWSSPYTDPDNNKYVSDETFIVAGVVTAIQTEKLGNDLGVGFFIQDGNGDNDPLTSDGIFVIGNISGLTVGDKVAVTGKVKEDYGWTKIDSTLVEGLSRGSTLAATALRILPTDENFDFTLERHEGMFVAFDKQSDMHVTRSFSFDYGPYRNNLMVANKRVNQHPNQSNAPAVHQGELDSAAEKQTDDNQDRRVVIESFIKAGDGIIPWYPDFAKEGAAQKGSSDDYIRIGDVIDGLEGVISYSYNDYRFYVTNQATKETFLHQASDRSKAPVMQDGDLTIATFNVLNYFNSQLGGEPNPLDQNRGAESAEEFDRQASKIVTAIVAINADILGLMEIENNGFGESSAIIDLLNRLNANLDDTNQYSIAQPQTEDLTNGFVGSDAITSQIIFKASKVSLETVRIIKMPEQHATPVTVYIDGQSETESGDNYMRDAITPTFSIAGSDEKLTISVNHLKSKGSPCWEDYKLQEGKDPDKQGSCENLRVSAAYQLGETMKNIEGNKLIMGDLNSYANEDAIMVLTNRDNAPADYQLKAARNTYIGGPDGEGVELHGDAGAIMTESYGYANVIRDRHPESHSYSYNDEVGTLDYILASASLKDKIVDSMYWNINSSESSLFEYSTKYTGYLPKYDNAYRSSDHDPAIVVLNFADKSVTPIVPVVITPALPAKVDLPVDAPQEPAGAISGVAFNISLNLLDAAKTANADLIIGDIASVLVNDGVNTRAVRVSNTTQKVLTGADFEAGYIVFEIEGLAGGDYTIQNIITNSKGEQKFSAMPVYFSVQERAAPIATESSINGGSTGILSLFALLGLGFLRRKAIK, encoded by the coding sequence ATGAAAAAGAATGTTCTGGCGCTATCAATTGCCACCGCTCTGTCATTCAGTGCTCAAGCAGAAATTATTATCTCTGAGTACATTGAAGGAGGCTCGTACAATAAAGCGATCGAAATAGCCAACACAGGATCAAGCGCGCTAACATTAGGTGGCTATGCACTTGCTAAATCGCAAAATGGCAGCGGTGAATGGGAAATTAGCCTGCCGCTTGATGACGTCACTATTGCTGCGAACAGTGTTTATGTTGTTATCCACAAAACCGCTAATGATGCAATTAAAGCGGCAGCAGGTGCGGTTATAGATAGTAGCGGAGTTGTCAACCATAACGGTAATGATCCCATCGCACTACTAAAAAACGGTAGTGTCCATGATATGGTCGGTGTAATGGGGGGGGAGGACTTCGCAAAAGATATAACCTTAGTCCGCCGCGTTTACTCTCCTTCTGCTGTCTATAATCCACGGCAATGGGAAACGTTTGCAAAAGACAGTTCAAGCGACCTTGGCCAGCTCGGGGCAGAAGGCCAGGAGCTGGCTGAACTTGTCGTCAACGAATCAACCATTATGGCACTTCAGGGATCCTCATGGAGCTCCCCCTACACAGATCCGGATAATAACAAGTACGTCTCTGATGAAACCTTTATCGTGGCCGGTGTGGTTACTGCGATTCAAACTGAAAAGTTAGGTAATGATCTGGGTGTTGGCTTTTTTATCCAAGATGGAAATGGCGATAATGACCCGCTGACTTCTGACGGAATCTTTGTAATAGGTAACATTAGCGGTCTGACTGTTGGTGATAAAGTCGCGGTGACCGGTAAAGTTAAAGAAGACTACGGCTGGACTAAAATTGACTCAACCTTGGTTGAGGGGCTCAGCAGGGGGAGCACACTTGCGGCAACGGCGCTACGTATCCTGCCAACAGATGAAAATTTTGACTTTACCTTAGAGCGCCATGAAGGCATGTTCGTTGCCTTTGATAAACAATCTGATATGCATGTCACACGGTCATTTTCTTTTGATTATGGTCCCTACCGTAACAACCTGATGGTTGCTAACAAACGAGTGAATCAGCACCCTAACCAGTCTAATGCGCCTGCCGTTCACCAGGGTGAACTTGATAGTGCAGCGGAAAAACAAACAGACGATAATCAGGACAGACGTGTGGTCATCGAATCATTTATAAAAGCGGGCGATGGCATTATTCCCTGGTATCCTGATTTTGCTAAAGAGGGAGCCGCGCAAAAAGGCAGTTCCGATGATTATATCCGTATTGGTGATGTTATTGATGGACTTGAAGGAGTGATCAGCTATTCCTATAATGATTACCGTTTTTACGTGACCAATCAGGCGACAAAAGAAACATTTTTGCACCAAGCAAGCGACCGGAGCAAAGCACCTGTTATGCAGGATGGCGATCTCACTATTGCCACATTTAATGTACTTAACTACTTCAACTCTCAACTCGGTGGTGAACCCAACCCGCTAGATCAAAACCGTGGTGCAGAAAGCGCAGAGGAATTCGATAGGCAGGCAAGCAAAATTGTTACTGCAATAGTGGCAATCAACGCCGATATTTTAGGGCTAATGGAGATTGAAAATAATGGATTTGGGGAAAGTTCAGCGATTATTGATCTGCTTAACCGCCTAAACGCAAATCTTGATGATACTAACCAATATTCAATAGCTCAACCGCAGACTGAAGATCTTACTAACGGCTTTGTCGGCAGCGATGCGATCACCTCGCAAATAATCTTTAAAGCATCAAAAGTAAGCCTTGAGACAGTGCGTATTATCAAAATGCCCGAGCAGCATGCAACGCCCGTGACTGTCTATATCGATGGCCAATCAGAAACAGAAAGCGGTGATAACTATATGCGTGATGCTATTACCCCGACTTTCTCAATTGCCGGTTCAGATGAAAAGTTAACTATTTCAGTTAATCACCTGAAATCTAAGGGTTCACCTTGCTGGGAAGATTACAAACTGCAGGAGGGGAAGGATCCAGATAAACAGGGTAGTTGCGAAAACCTGCGTGTTTCAGCTGCTTACCAATTGGGTGAAACCATGAAAAATATCGAAGGTAATAAGCTTATCATGGGAGATTTGAATTCTTATGCCAACGAAGATGCAATTATGGTGCTCACTAATCGTGATAACGCACCGGCTGATTATCAGCTGAAAGCCGCACGTAATACTTATATTGGCGGACCTGATGGGGAAGGCGTCGAGCTGCATGGGGATGCAGGGGCGATAATGACTGAATCTTACGGTTACGCAAATGTTATTCGAGATAGACACCCTGAATCTCACAGCTATTCTTACAATGATGAAGTGGGTACGCTGGATTACATTTTAGCCTCTGCATCACTTAAGGATAAAATTGTTGATAGCATGTATTGGAATATCAATTCATCGGAATCAAGCTTATTTGAATATTCAACAAAGTACACTGGCTATCTGCCTAAATATGATAATGCTTACAGATCATCTGATCACGATCCGGCAATTGTTGTCCTGAATTTTGCTGATAAGTCAGTCACTCCCATTGTACCTGTAGTTATAACGCCTGCGTTGCCGGCTAAAGTAGATCTGCCAGTGGACGCACCGCAAGAGCCTGCCGGAGCGATATCGGGTGTCGCGTTCAATATTTCTTTAAATCTGCTTGATGCCGCTAAAACTGCAAATGCCGATCTCATCATTGGTGATATAGCCTCCGTGCTTGTCAATGACGGCGTTAACACTCGCGCGGTCAGGGTTTCAAATACAACACAAAAAGTGCTGACAGGCGCTGATTTCGAGGCAGGTTATATTGTCTTTGAAATTGAAGGGTTAGCTGGGGGGGATTACACAATACAAAATATCATCACGAATAGTAAAGGTGAGCAAAAATTTTCAGCAATGCCTGTCTACTTTTCTGTGCAGGAGAGAGCAGCTCCCATCGCCACTGAAAGCAGTATTAATGGTGGTTCAACGGGAATATTGAGTTTATTTGCGCTACTCGGGCTTGGATTCTTGCGCCGTAAAGCAATAAAATAA
- the ushA gene encoding bifunctional UDP-sugar hydrolase/5'-nucleotidase UshA, producing MKKILMKGLVATAVITALTACNDNNSDPQLVSDPKLVVPQTCVEAAEDCTTFTLLHTNDNHGRFWENKYGEYGMAARKTLIDNIRAEVEADGGESILLSGGDINTGVPESDLQDAIPDFIGMNLIEYDAMAVGNHEFDNPLSVVEMQRNLANFPMLAANIYDKATGKRYFDAYKIFTVNGLRIAVIGLTTEDTVKIGNPEFISSLEFRNPQEEIQKVIKEIKAANSADLIFATTHMGHYADGQNGSNAPGDVALARAVSEGDLLAIIGGHSQNPVCMEPGENSYAAEFKAGADCAPDQQNGTYILQAHEWGKYVGRADFEYFNGKLQLASYKLIPVNLKEKNTEGERVLIEDAIKADINTYEVLKYYQDKGQESLGEVIASTAVKLDGDRSIVRFKQTNLGHLLAEAQRDKVAADIGIMNSGGVRADIEFGDITYKDVLTVQPFANTVTKSTMTGAQISTYLGEVASLQIDSGAYAQLTGVQMTVNCTAKTVAITDINGKGYDAAGSYSFTVPSFNAAGGDGYPILTPVMTGYVDAEVLYSYLKARVSIAAGDFAPSASDVIYENSLSSDGCQIAAG from the coding sequence ATGAAAAAAATATTAATGAAAGGTTTAGTCGCAACAGCTGTGATTACAGCTTTAACGGCTTGTAATGACAATAACAGTGATCCACAGCTTGTTAGTGATCCAAAGCTTGTTGTTCCTCAAACCTGTGTTGAGGCTGCAGAGGACTGTACTACTTTTACTCTGCTTCATACTAATGATAACCATGGCCGTTTCTGGGAAAATAAATACGGGGAATACGGCATGGCGGCACGTAAGACCTTGATCGATAATATTCGTGCGGAAGTTGAAGCTGATGGTGGAGAAAGTATTCTGCTCTCCGGCGGCGATATCAATACGGGGGTGCCTGAATCTGATTTGCAGGATGCGATTCCAGATTTTATCGGTATGAACCTAATCGAATATGATGCTATGGCGGTCGGTAATCATGAATTTGATAACCCCTTATCTGTGGTAGAAATGCAGCGTAATTTGGCTAATTTTCCAATGCTGGCTGCCAATATATATGATAAAGCAACAGGTAAACGTTATTTTGATGCTTATAAAATATTCACTGTAAACGGACTGCGCATTGCTGTAATAGGCTTAACGACTGAAGATACGGTTAAGATAGGCAATCCGGAATTTATTAGCAGTTTAGAGTTCAGGAATCCGCAAGAAGAAATTCAAAAAGTGATCAAAGAAATCAAAGCAGCCAATTCAGCCGATCTTATCTTTGCAACAACGCATATGGGGCATTATGCTGATGGCCAAAACGGCAGCAATGCGCCGGGTGATGTTGCATTGGCGCGCGCTGTTAGCGAAGGTGACCTGCTGGCGATTATCGGCGGACATTCACAGAATCCCGTTTGTATGGAGCCCGGGGAAAATAGTTATGCCGCCGAATTTAAAGCGGGCGCGGATTGTGCTCCAGATCAGCAAAACGGGACCTATATTCTGCAGGCACATGAATGGGGCAAGTATGTCGGTCGCGCTGATTTTGAATATTTCAACGGGAAATTACAACTGGCAAGTTACAAGTTAATTCCTGTTAACTTGAAAGAGAAAAATACAGAGGGTGAACGTGTCTTGATCGAGGATGCGATTAAAGCTGATATAAATACCTATGAAGTACTCAAATATTATCAGGACAAAGGTCAGGAATCACTTGGCGAAGTGATTGCAAGCACAGCAGTAAAACTTGATGGGGATCGTTCAATTGTTCGTTTCAAGCAGACTAATCTAGGTCATTTACTGGCAGAAGCACAAAGAGATAAAGTTGCTGCTGATATCGGAATAATGAACTCAGGTGGTGTGCGTGCTGATATTGAATTTGGAGATATCACCTATAAAGATGTATTGACTGTGCAGCCCTTTGCAAACACTGTTACCAAGAGCACCATGACAGGTGCACAGATCTCGACATACCTGGGTGAGGTTGCTTCTTTACAGATTGACTCCGGCGCTTATGCACAGTTAACCGGTGTGCAAATGACAGTTAACTGTACGGCTAAGACGGTGGCTATCACAGATATTAATGGTAAAGGTTACGATGCGGCTGGATCTTACAGCTTTACTGTGCCCAGCTTTAATGCCGCAGGCGGCGACGGATACCCCATCCTTACACCTGTTATGACTGGTTATGTTGATGCTGAAGTACTGTACAGCTATCTGAAAGCACGGGTCTCTATTGCCGCTGGTGATTTTGCACCTTCAGCAAGTGATGTCATATATGAAAACTCGTTGAGTAGTGATGGTTGTCAGATAGCAGCTGGATAA